The Solenopsis invicta isolate M01_SB chromosome 1, UNIL_Sinv_3.0, whole genome shotgun sequence DNA segment ATGTTGCCAAAGGATCTTCCAATTCGCtattaatgtaacaaattatattaaatattattatatatcttaaATGGATCCTATATATAAATGCAGATTAATTActatatatagaatttttattacctAGAGAATTCTCCGCAAATCCATGCTGCTGCATATAAAACCTCGGACATTGTTGCCCTCGGTTGGCCGGTTAAAAGATAAGAATTCTCAAGCAATAAGGCACATTGTTGAACCGCATATTTTCGGATAGCCTGTACACGAATTGCTACATCAAGTAATTGAGTTGCTACTAATGGTCCATGTTTGGTGCCTTCCATTCGTGTAAGTTCCACCAATACAGATATGTACCTGTATGCATATacgaatttttttctaatccgCCTTAGAAAAtatggatttatatgaaaaaatcatACTTACCACTCAAAATAGGTAATGAAGTGATAATTGTTCTGTGAGCAAATTTGAATGATCTTTGAGAGCAATTCATCGCGATACATAGTGCCTTCAGCTTTGTCCATGTGTACCATTAATTTCTTAACTATTTCCATTAGGTTTTTCTTGGAAACCATTCCGTACAACAAATCCAAGGCACGCAGTCTTATAGTTTCGTCTTTATCGTCAAGACATTGCATAATTAAATCTTTGTGAGATTGCACGCTCTTCGGATGATTCCTCAAGATTTTCGACATCGCCAATAATCCCAGATACTTCAAGTTTTGGTCTGAGTCTTCTATTAATATTCTCAATTTTTGAACACACAACTGTATCGAGTCGGAGTGACTCGGCATACCAGACGATATAGAAATTAATACGGCAATTACCGTATTAATACATTCGTACAGTAAGGACATTGCGGATGTACTAGAAATGATCAGTATTATGTCGTAAATTATATCGAGAATAGATTTATTcgcaaaaaagaagaaaataaaaatatatattgtaaattactACGCACATTACAGAAAAGggatacataaaaaataagagataaAACTAAATTACAAGCAGTAATACTGTTACAAGCAATTACGGATACTTTAGAATAAATTAGATACCTGTGTATCAAATTGGTAAGGGGTTCTATTAACTTTCTGCCAAGCCTAGGTTCTAGTGGTGTCAATGCTCCAAACTGGAAATATAATGTCATGTTGCTTTCTAAAATGtacttgacaaatttttttttatacagaggAATAGCttaattcttatttcattaattgATGAAACATGTAATATCAAACTATACGTAAAACATAATATGAACAAACACATTTTAATTGAATGATTCTACGATATGAATACTACAAAATACACTCGGATACTGATGTATTCTATcaataatgtatgtataattgcAATAAACATACAATTGTactatatatgtaaaaaaaacagtgTATAAAACCTTGCGATCAGATCAATTAATGGTTGAGTAAGTCGCCGACCCAGCTTTGGTTCGATCAGAGTTATAGTCGAGAACTGAGCGTGAGAAACAAAACCAACATAGCTTACAATAAGAAAAGGATgtgaatgtataatttaatatgaaaaaatagttACGAATATATGATTTTGTGTCTGTAAGAATACATGTAAAGTACTGATTATCTCTTAAAAAATCTAAAGTAACGAAAATACACTcaccaatttaataattttgataagcATCCAATTATTCGTAGAAGTTGTCATTAGTTTAAAGAAAACTGGCGCCAAACTCAGATAATTCTTCGGGTTTTTTCTGGCTAATTCGCAAACTACATTTACTGCTGCACTTTGGACACCACTGTCTGGATCCTCAAGCTTCTCCTTCAATCTAGGGAAAGCAGGCCTCAGAGCCTCGGGAAATCTCAAGAACACTTTATACATCATCAAAACGGCCTTCTTGCGCAAATATGGCTTTGTAGAAGTTAACAATGTCATTATGTCATGAACCAGATCGCGTGCTAAATCTGGACTTATAAAGCAAGACAAACCGCTCAGTGCCAAACCAGCATCATACTGATTTTGGCTGTTTAAATCTTTACGAATCATATTCGTTGTTAACATCAATAGCTATAACAAAAAAAGGGTTAATAAATTACAAGATGATCATTTTGTTATAaccatttctaaatattatacaaatcacTGCATTAGTCTCTGAACAATCAccagtaaataattattttaagaaaaagtattCTTCAAAATAAgccttcaaaataaataaattgcaaattttttaaattatttttatttttaataatatttgtaggtttaatttttatacagatttagttaaaacattttttttctttgaaaatgtgattatattatttttatttgttcctTGACTGATGCAGAGATCTTATAACACTCACAAAGGGATCttatgcatataaatataaattttccttaacaattaattataactatTCTTATTTAATGTATTGAGTTTCATATTTAGTTGTaatgaaaacatataaatataaacaatattaacataaatctataacaaaaatatacatatatatttattatagttccattttattgttataaataaataaataaatatatatatatatatatgtttgaaaattttgtataaaatatatctatctAATGCAAGATTGATTTTACCTCTGTATCCGCATGAAAGCTCTGACTGGCAGCGAGATAGCCAATTCGCTTGTGAGTGAACTTTGTCGATGACATTACTTCTATTATGTTAAAGCCAGCCCAGCTGATGTCATATCCCAACATCTGAAGCTGAAGATGTAAGGACAGGATCAGTCATTAATACTTgggataaattaaattgaattaggTTATCTCGAGGTAAATCGATTGCACAAATTGCATCACGTCGACCTCGGCATCTGTCAAAATTTACATATGCTAGAAACTTACATATGTCAACTTGGCCACGGCGTTGGCTTTGACTGCCACATTGTCTTGCCGTAATTCCTGCTTGATTTCCTCGATACATTGCGCGATGTACTTCGCCTGACACAAAAAAAAACCCGGAGTAAGATACCCTCGAAACCATCGCGAAAACGGACAGAGCAAGCGAGGGTGGGAAATTAGGTTAGGTCCCGTTTAAAGATTTCGGCAGCGGGGAAATCGTGGGGCGGAACACAAATACAACGGGAATCACCTCATTCTCCTTATTGTTCCTGATTCCGCGCACCAGATCCGTCAGATTCTTGTCGAACATTCGCTCAAAGTTTCCCTTCACTTTACGGAGTGCCATGgtcgcatttaaaaaaaaaatattaaatgccgTTGCTCTCGCGACACCAGACTCGGAAGTCTTCCTTACGTATCGGCCGTATGATACGTGGCCCTGATACCATTACAGTTAACCGAAATATGTAAATCCTAATCCGTCGTCCCGCATTCACATCTTTTGACAGACTGGCGGACTGTGGCGGACAGACAATGACAGACAAGCAGGACAGAGAAAGATAGCTTACTCGGCAATCATGCCTAAGAAATGTCAAGAGGGCAGACAAACACGGGTTATATCTGACGTATCTTTTCCCATTGAGTATATAATTCCATCAACGTGTTCGACTGTTGTAATTTGCTCCGGAAATGCGATTCTTATAGGCCAGTATACATAaccgattcttatttcaagattgtcttaaatAATGTCTAAGATGCTAATATGACTTATATgactctgattggttgatgacgtCTTAAAATGGTGGTTAAGATGTAATGGTCTTAAATCAGTAAATATAAGAACATGTATATATGCgtcttttatgttttatatttttttacgtgtatttattattttctattttttaatagatttaaagtatattttaaatatatgtacttAAATGTACTTTATATAACACATAAAATACTCATGAAGCATTCTTTcaatgttgtaattttttacaatgtttctataatatatattactgaAATGTTATATTGTATTCTATATAGGTACTGTATGAGTTTCGTCAATATAGATATATCCATATATCAACTTTCGTTGTTTGGGAAGAAAATTTAGATTAGAATTTATCTGCAATTAATTCAactgacaaaattatttgaaataaaatttttagtcttataattcatttttaattaaatatttatttctatttgtaaaataatataacaaaaaaaaatatttttatttgtatcaataatattaCTTGGTAatttaaatatcgataaaattattttgcatttaatcAAAGTTTCATTTTAATGACCATTTTTAGTAATGTAAGTTAACTTCTGATCTCggtctatataaattattatttatcttcttttaattcttaaaactagcaaaaggtaaataaattaaaccgaAAGTAAAGTTAATCTACGTTGATAAAGATGAGCGTAATCCGTCTGCTAAACTCACAATCAGCTGTGAACAAAGAAATTAACCAATTGGACGTTTATATATGGAGGATGCCATGAATTTTACGCGAATATCAAACATATGATTGGTTAATTTTCGCATTCATTTAAACAAGCCTATACACTCGTATCACACTACACATTGCGGATGCACATTGAATTATTACGAACTGCAAGTATTCACCAATCAGATTTTGGTTACTATAATCTGATTGGTTGATCTGCGATTATGTAGTGTGATATGAGCAATATGTAGTGTGATATGGGCTTTAGTTACCATGCTCAAAAGTTTACTCCAAAAATTGTTACATCGTAAATATCTGTACATGAGATGATACTAGAAAACGTACATATATGTCTGACAATATGATAGAATGTAATGAAAATGTGATAATATAGTGTTTCGCGTATCATAAGATAATAGTGTATCGAATATTAACGTTCaacttgttattttaattacgttaaaataagactctgatttttatttacaagagatttttaaatttgtagagTAATTATGTCAATTGGCAAAGTATTGTTCTAAAGAatcatatatattgtattactcGTATATCTTTtatcgtaataaaaatatttctttactaaACTagcttttatatttctaataaaatgttaCTTCTATTATGGAATATTTATGTACGTATacgtacataaaatttaaatttatattagggTAGCTGAACTTCAAAATtgcatcattattttataatcacataaatattgcaaaatatttaattatttaatatttatatatatttatttttaatatttattttcgaacTTATATCTTCTGTCTTATAAATTTGTTCATTGTTGATGAAATAGGTATAAACATAATaagtatgtgtgtgtatttattataaacgcatatacacacacgtatattttatattttatttccaaaaactgttacaattttttaataaaaaaaaagaatataattattgtatatattatttacaaatattctttttcaaagaaaatgtaatatgattatacgtgtataataaaattgtgtatataacataattgtttaaaattcaacCAATCATACACGACTGCCTCTTATAAAACGCATGTGCATAAGTTCTGCACTTCTTTCGGAGTCGTGCATCTCATAGAAATTTAGCAGTTTAGTTCAGTCCAGTTGTTATACAGATGTGGCACTTGTGGCAGCGTGTCGCCGCCTCGATGCTAATTTCATTAAGCAGCagacgtatgtatgtatgtatgtatacacaacATTTCGTCTCCGCTGTATTAGAGCTTGAAAAGAGCTGGTCGAGTCGCTGACCAATTAATCGAGGCTTCCGATATAATCTCGCACTCACACATACGCGCACTGTGCGTGCGTCCTCGCGAACCCCGGCTCTTCTTTGTATTGACCCACCCACACTCTTCTGGACGTTCGGGCGTTCGTCTCAGATTGCTCTCAACTTTCGCGAGCCGCGATTGCTGATCGGAGCGCGAGCGAACCGAGACAAAGGCCGGGAGGAGCTTCGAGGACGGAATATTCGGAACGGAGTGGCTGGCAGAGTCGCTGCGAATCCTGCGAATCGACGGATCGATCATGGAGCGGTGCGCATCGCGTCTCCGAGCGACGTGAGGCCGTTGCGAGCGCGCAGCGCCCTGAAAAGCGCCGCGCCGTTCGGACCAGCGAGAGAAAGAGCTGTTGTCCACGGGCTAAGGCGCCGCGTCTCGTTCGCATTCACTGGGCGTCACTGTCGGGAGCAGCGGCATCGGGGGCGGCACGACGCACAAACGTGCCCCGCGTCGAGAGGTTGAGAACCGCTCCggtatttgtatatttaattccTTATCTCTCCCGTGTCCCGGTGCGCGCACGGAATTCGCGCGACGCATAGGAATGTATCTTGCGACGTCACGCGTCGCTGTATCGCGAATCTCGCTTTCGCCCGGCTGCGCCCGCGAAACAAGATCCGATCCGCCGGGGCTCGTTCACGTCATAAGAGATATTAAATTGCCTCATCGATTGCCCACGATGCCGTGTGAAAACGCACGCCGACCTACCGCGCGATGCTAATGCAACGTATTACGACGATGCCGTCTGTACTTTGTCTTCTGTTACTAAACAGGGATATCTCTGTTTTTGTCTTTCATGCATGCATGGGATGCGTTAGggtttcatatttataattataattatattgataatgtTGTACATAATTTAAACTATGTTATGTGCATAATCTGCAAAGGAGAACGCCTTTATTCATtttctattgtatttttttcttttttattttacagataaCTTGTCACGAgtgaattattgtatattttatctgTTGGAACGATGACTTCGGATTACTTTACTTTGCCAATTAATATGGACAGAGTATGCAGGATCTGTCTTACTGAGGCTACCAATTTGTCATCAATTTTCTCACCTCAGAAAGAATCCCTAACAGTCAATGATCTCATGGATCTTTCTCAAAAAATACAAGTTTGTGGCTCTATCGAGCTACACGAGCAGGATGGATTGCCTTCCCTGATTTGCGACGTTTGTATTTATAGGGCCACTATCGCCCATGAGTTTAGGCAGCAGTGTCAACACTCTGATGCAAAGTTGCGCATGTACTACAATAAGCCTGCCAAGTGCATTAAGTCTGCCACAGTAAGGAAATCACTTTCACTTATATTTGCctgcatataaaaatacgtgacagtatatatttatatacatgatGTAATTTTTCAGGATTCTTGTACACAGACAGATCTACAAAATGTGCTGTCGAAAAAGTCGGACCCCTTCCAGgaggattattttgtaaaagagaACATGCAGGTGGTTGCGAGTGCACAGGAGTACAGTCAAGCCACTGATTCGTTTCCCAGAAGCGAAATCAATCTGAATACCAATCAAATTCAAATGTCAGACGAGAAGCTATTTATTTGTTCCATTGGATTTGAAGGGACTAAAGAGGATGAGAAGGATTCTTGCATATCAGAGGTTCATCAAATGACGATAGTGCAGGAGGATGTACCAGATACATCTAACATTATCAATTTACAAAACAAGGATGACGATATTAAGGAAACCGATcaatatgtagaaaaaaataatacagatcAGGAGGATCAGCAGTTTGTCAATGAAAGCTTATCTAATGATAATGTAAAAGAGGAAAGCGTTCCTCAGAAACGTACGTCTACGAGAAAGACGAAATCAGCTAAAACTTACAGCGACGACGAAATCGCAGACAATTATTACGAGCCAAGCAGCGACAGTCAAGATTCAGTGGAGACGAAATTTAAGTGCAAAGTCTGCTCCAAGCAATATGCTACGCAGAAAGGTTTGAAGAAACATTTGTTGGTACACGAAAAGAAATATAAGTGCGACGTCTGCCTAAAGATGTTTTATAAGCAGGAAAACATGGAGAATCATCAGAAGATTCACACGTCGAAGCCGCACGCGTGTCAACTTTGTCATGCGTCCTTTTCCAAGTCTCAAAGTCTCGTGAGACATTTGAAGTCACATACAGAGAAAGTAAACGATATGATTAAGCAGATCAATACGAGCGAGCGAAAGGATAATAAAGAACCGAAGAAAGAGCTCAAGAGCGAAGGCGATACCGATGACGAAACTGGGCCTGCGAATGAAGCAGACGAGTTCGAGAACGCGCCCGAATTATATAAATGCGAGACTTGCAATCAATACTGTTCATCTTTAAAGAATCTAAGAAGACATACTCTCGTGCATGGCGATAAGAAATACTCTTGCACAGTATGTAAGAAATGGTTTTTCAGGCCGGACACGTTGAAGAAACACGCGGAGAAGCATGGACATGGGCTGCTGGATAACTTGGTGGACGATAACAAGTTGTACGATTCGGACGACGACGAAATGCCGAACAGTAATACGATGAGTGCCACGCCAGAGAGCGAGAACGTAAAAAAAGAGGAGAGTGACGAGGAAGGATCCGGAGAATACAAGTGTCAGCACTGCGACAAAGTCATGGCCACTAAGAAAGGTCTGCGACGGCACGTGTCGATGCACAAGCCGAAGGCCGAGCCCGTTACCTGCGAGATCTGTAGGAAAGTTTGTGCTAGTCAGGCTCGTCTCGTTCTCCATCAGAGAACGCACAAACCGAAAGAGAAAGTGCCGCGCGAATACCTATGTCACATCTGCAGTAAGGTATACCCGAGCAATTCGTCTCTCACCTATCACATGCGAACTCACACCGGTATTAAGCCACATGTATGCAAGACGTGTAACAGCGGCTTCACGACTACGACGAGCCTGGCGAATCACATTCGCATTCACACAGGCGACAAGCCGTTTGTCTGTCACGTGTGTAGTGCCGCGTTTGCTGTGAGCTCGGCTTTTCGTAGGCATTTAACTCGACATACCGGCGAAGCAAATTATCTGTGCAAAACTTGCGGCAAGGCTTTCAAGAGGCTCAGTACATTGAAGGAGCACACGTATACCCATTCCGGCGAGAAACCATACGTGTGCAAGACATGCGGTGCCGCGTATAGCCACAGCGGCAGCCTCTTTGCACATCAGAAGCGCTGCCGTGCCCAGTACGGTGAGATGATTGTTGATGATCACAATCATCATCACATACCGCACACAGTCACTCATATTCACGTGAATATGAATAACGTGAATAATGGAGCGGGAGTGCGACCAGTCGCTGTGATAggtcaaatgttttaaaaatgacaatatggTATCACAGATTTACAAGTGTTGTCCATGAGTGTCTGCGAATGTAATGTATAAGCTGTTGCTGTTGCAGCTGTAAATTCTACGTACGAAATGCATGCAACATAAGCGTCATTCTTGTAAATATACACGCATCTCTTTTGTCATAATGGAAAAATGTTCCTTGGACTCGGCATTTGAAAGACGTTAACGATCAAGCAACACAGATTcaaaatacgtttaataaacgttaaaaatcatttttaaacattgaagctgaaaaagtaaatgttaaaaatttgattttttagatcgatttttttttttttaactaataaatattataagaacattttataaaactttataacgtctattaacattttttttactagttATATAGTTTTTTATGAGACATCTTAACAGTgcaacgttaaataaacgtttaataaattttttttttaatgtatcgaCTAAATGTTTTTTGAACGTTCATTAAACGTAAACGGTCTGCTTGTGTGCTTTGATTTTAAAACCAC contains these protein-coding regions:
- the LOC105202039 gene encoding zinc finger protein 271, which codes for MTSDYFTLPINMDRVCRICLTEATNLSSIFSPQKESLTVNDLMDLSQKIQVCGSIELHEQDGLPSLICDVCIYRATIAHEFRQQCQHSDAKLRMYYNKPAKCIKSATDSCTQTDLQNVLSKKSDPFQEDYFVKENMQVVASAQEYSQATDSFPRSEINLNTNQIQMSDEKLFICSIGFEGTKEDEKDSCISEVHQMTIVQEDVPDTSNIINLQNKDDDIKETDQYVEKNNTDQEDQQFVNESLSNDNVKEESVPQKRTSTRKTKSAKTYSDDEIADNYYEPSSDSQDSVETKFKCKVCSKQYATQKGLKKHLLVHEKKYKCDVCLKMFYKQENMENHQKIHTSKPHACQLCHASFSKSQSLVRHLKSHTEKVNDMIKQINTSERKDNKEPKKELKSEGDTDDETGPANEADEFENAPELYKCETCNQYCSSLKNLRRHTLVHGDKKYSCTVCKKWFFRPDTLKKHAEKHGHGLLDNLVDDNKLYDSDDDEMPNSNTMSATPESENVKKEESDEEGSGEYKCQHCDKVMATKKGLRRHVSMHKPKAEPVTCEICRKVCASQARLVLHQRTHKPKEKVPREYLCHICSKVYPSNSSLTYHMRTHTGIKPHVCKTCNSGFTTTTSLANHIRIHTGDKPFVCHVCSAAFAVSSAFRRHLTRHTGEANYLCKTCGKAFKRLSTLKEHTYTHSGEKPYVCKTCGAAYSHSGSLFAHQKRCRAQYGEMIVDDHNHHHIPHTVTHIHVNMNNVNNGAGVRPVAVIGQMF